Part of the Sphaerochaeta associata genome is shown below.
TTCGGCATCAGGTCCTTGGGTGGACATGTTTTGGCTGAACAAGTGCCCACCGGCAAATAAGAGTGATACCTTTGTTGGTGCTAAAATGTTGGCGATCGGCAGTGAGTTGGTAACAATGGTGAGGTTGTTTTTCTGGGTGAGTAGTCTGGCAATTTCTAAGGTGGTGGTACCTGCATCAAGAATGACGGTATCATTGTCTTGTATGAGCTTTGCAGCGATATGGGCGATGATTTGCTTTGCAGAGCGATTGATGTTTTCCCTTTGTTGGAATGCACTTTCCAAGGATTTCTTGAGCACAAAGGCTTCTCCACGCCTACGCATGATGCATTGTTTTTGCTCCAGTAGCGTTAAATCCCGTCTAATCGTGGCTTCTGAAGCAGGAATCTGTGAAAAGAGTGTATGTATGTTGATTGAGCCACGCTCTTCGATAAATCGGAGAATCGTGCTCTGACGAGTGTTCAAGCTTTTCACTAGTACCTCCTGCCTCATACACCATCCATCATATGACAAGAAATATATGTTTGCAAGAAATAGTTTCAAATTCAGTCATTAATGATCATTATTTGATTGTATGAGATTGGATATGAAAGAAATATCTGCGTTTCGTCAAGCCATTCTTGCTTTATGCCGAGCCCTGCCGTACTATCGGAGTTGTGGAACACTGCTTCTCTGACGTACAGGTACTCTGGGCTTCTCGCTTTGACTACCAAAATGATTGGTCGTTGAGGGTTCATGCGCATGACCACTACTATCAAATCATCCATTTCCTGGAAGGCTCGGCACAGGTTCAGGTGGGGAAAAGGGTGGTGAAAGCACAAGGCAATCTGCTTATGTTCCTTCCTCCGGGTGAGATGCATGGGATACTGCAGGTATATTCAGAGAAGTTGTGCACATTGGACATCAAATTCACCATCACCAATCCAACCCTTGCGAATGCCTGCAACGTCATTCCTGTGCTCAGTCTCCCTTCCGGCGATACCCTCAGCCACATTATGCAAAGCATTCTGCAACAAGGCGTGTTGAAACCTCCGCTCTATCAGTCGATGTGTTCAGTACAGATGGGGATGTTGCTCATCGAGCTTATACGGAATTTCCAGACTCACAGCAATGATCCGATCATCAAACAAAATGTCGATATCCCCATCGAGCGGGTACATCACCCACTTGTCAGGGATGTGTTGCGGTATCTCGATTCCAGAAGTCTGGATGTACTGTGCTCCGAGGATCTGGAAGCGGTATTTTCGGTCAGTTATCGCTATTTAAGCCAGCTGTTCAAGCAGGCTTTGGGGTGCACCCCGATAGCCTATGCCCAAAAAAGCAGGATTGAAACGGCGAAGACGCTGCTGATATCCACTAATGCGACAATCAAGCAAATCAGCGAAAAACTTGGATATGCCGACATTCATCAGTTTACTAAAAGTTTCTGCAAACTGGTTGGCTTGCCTCCTGCTCGTTGGAGAGAACAGGAGCTCAACTTTATTTGCAAGGATGTGAATATAGATCCTGACTTTTCCAACCAGTATTTCCTGGAGACAGGCTCCTCGTTCCCGAAATGACAACAACATGACCAATTTCGACAAATACAGATGCCTGCCCTGCCTCGTATAGTGAACATATCCTATACAAGGAGGCCGCTATGCCTACAACCATGACGTACGCCGATCTTGCTTTACTTTCCGAGCGCGAAGCCAAAGGTGACTATCAGAAGGTTGCCATTCTTGAAGAACCTTACAAGCTTTCTTTGGCGAAAGCTGCAATACCTGAACCATCCGATACTGAAATTCGGGTGAAGGTGATCTATGTGGGAATCTGCGGCTCGGACTTAGAGGCCTTTAAAGGAACACGCAATCCGGAATTCATCACCTTGCCTGCAAGACTTGGGCACGAGGTAGCTGGAATCATCGACAAAGTTGGGTCCAATGTTCTCGGCCTGAAAGTCGGAATGAAGGTAGCCTGCCGGTATGTGTGGGGTGCCTATGCGCAGTATATCGTATGCAAGCCGTTCAATGTACAGGTAATGCCCGATTCATTCCCGCTGAAATCCATCAGCCTGATTGAGATTCTTCCTGGTGTCATTCATGCAGCAGAGCTTTCCGCCATCGACTCGGGGAAGCGGGTTCTTATCATCGGCCAGGGTGTAAGCGGTCTGATGCTCACGCAGGTGGTTTCTCTGTATTCCCCTTCTGCTTTGGTGGTAACCGACCACAAGAAGAGGAATCTGGAACTTGCCAAGAGCTATGGAGCAACCCAGACAATTCAAATTCCCGTTGATAAGATTGATAATGCGCCGTATGTGCTACAGGCTCATCCCGAGGGGTATGATGTGGTCATCCCTTGTCTCTTGGAAGGGGACTGCGTGGTGGATGCAATTTCCTGCTGCAGAATTGGAGGAAAGGTGGTGATGTATGGAGGAATAGGAAAGACATCACAACCCGTCGACTATTTTGCAATGCACAGAAAGCGTGCTGAAATTCTCTCAACCGAACCAAAACGTGATATCGATATGTATCGCTATTTCAAGGAAGGCATATCCCTGGTGACCGATGGCCTGATCAGGACTCATGACTATATCGATAGAATCTACCCATTGGAGGCAATCCAAGAAGCATTCGAAGTTCGAGCAGAGAATTCCAATGATGTCATACATGTCTTGATCCAGGTTGCAGAGGAGATTTGATATGAAGAATGGAGTTTACAATATCGGGTTTCTGGGATATGGCGGGGTCGCCCGTAATCAAATGAGACCAGCGGTAGAAGCCTGCAAGCGGCTGAATTTATACGCGATTGCCTCTGCCTCGCAACAGAAAATCGAGGATTTCTCCGGGGTTCTGTATCAAGATTACCAGAGTCTGCTCGATGATCCGCAGGTTGATATTATCTATATAGCCCTGCCTAATACGCTGCATGCCGGATATGTCCTTGCCTGCCTTCAGAAGGGTAAGCATGTCATCTGCGAAAAGCCGCTTGCCATGCGGGAAGAGGAGGTGGATGCCATCATGCAAGTCTCCTTGAAAACCGGATGCAAGGTGATGGAAGGCTTCATGTATCGGTACATGGATAGGATGCAAATCTTGCAGAAATTGCTTGAAGAGAAGGTCATCGGGGAGCTGACGCTTATCCAGTCGTCGTTCTTTTCATTGCGCGAGAGACTGAAGGGCATTCGAGCCAACCCTTCCTTGGGAGGGGGAAGTCTCTGGGATTTAGGCTGCTATCCCATCAGCCTTATCAGCTTTCTTACAGGTGGAGAGAATCCTCTCACGGTCCAGGTGATGGCTAAACGCGAGCAAGGCGTGGATGGCTACATGGCAGGACAGTTGGGATACGGCAGCGCTCTGCTCGCTTCCTTCTCTTGCGGTTGGATCTCCGAGGTGAGAACCATTGAAACCCGGCTGATCGGGACAAAGGGAGTCATTGAAATCCAAAGACTGTTCAATTGGGAACAGGGTTCGATTCGCATACTGACCAAGGACGATGACAAGCAGATGCTTCTCGATGCAGAAGATCCATTCCTCAAGGAACTTGATGCATTCATAGGGCATATTGAGACGAATTCTGCACTAGGGATGCCACTAGAGGAGAGCAAGCGAATCATCTCGTTGATGCAGAGACTAGAGACTTCAATTACATGGATCTAGGACAGGAAAGGAAAATTTCTCCCTAGCTCGCCCATTCTGGTCTATACTGCATGCAGGAAATAGTTCTGCTTGCTACGCTTGCTGATGGAGTACTCATGAAAGGTGGAGCGTCCAAAATTCCTGTCATCTCAAAGTTTATTGGCTCGAAATACAGCATTCGGGCCAAATTGATTATCATGTATTTGTTGGTGGCCACCTTACCGATCATCATTATCTCCATCATTTCTTATACCTTGTCGTTTCGAGCAATGCGGAGATCTGCTGTTGATACATTTTTCACAGTTGCCGACCAGTTGAACAACAATATCGAGTTGTTGCTGCTGGACAGTAAAAACTTCCTAAAAATCGCTGAATCAGAACAGGTTCAGAACTATCTCTACCGGTCCACTGATGAGGAAACTAAGTATAAGAATGCTATGGAAGTAGTGACTCTCTTCAAAAGTTATAGAAACTTGTTTGATTTCACCAACTACATTGCCAATGTTGTTATTCTAAACAGAAATGGCAGTCATATCAGTGAGCATCGTGGCGTCTATGACCTGCCTGTCGGAATCGACGAGCTTGAGATAGTGCAGGAGATCCGCAAGTATGGCGACCGTATTTCCATCATTCCTGCAGAGAAGCACCCATACATGATTCCTGAGAGCACACAGGGGTATCTCTCCATCTGCCAGGTGATCCGAAAGAACATTACTCATGAGGAGTTGGGTTATATTATTGTTAATGTCAGGATTGACACCCTGCATAACCTCGTGGATACCATTTCCATCTCACCTCCTGGTGATTTCTTCATTGTGGAGGGGCTGGACAACTTCATCTACCCGCGCACGTTTGCCTATGAAGAGGGACTGCTGCCAAGCAATCGGATAGAGCAGATTCGCACAGAACAAAGCGGCTATTTCACCGAATCCTATAAGGGTGTGGACTCCTTTTTTGTATTCAATACACTGGGGTTGACAGGGTGGAAGATTATCGGGCGTTCTGACAGTAGAAATCTGCTTGCCGGTGCCATCACCATCCGCAATACAACCTTTCTGCTTTTGCTGGTGACGATGACCATTTCTGTCCTCATGTATGTCTATATTTCCAGCAGACTGACGCATCCGATCAGAAATCTGAAACAGTCGATGACCCTCGTCGAGCAGGGGGACCTTGACTTACAAATAACGACTGTTTCAAAGGATGAAATCGGGGATTTGACGCATAGTTTTCACTCAATGGTCGGGAAAATCAAGGAGCTTCTGGATATCACCCGTGAAGAGCAGATGCTCTCAAAGAAGATGGAATTTCGTGCGCTACAGGCTCAGATCAATCCCCACTTCCTCTACAACTCACTGGAATCGATACTTTGGATGGCGGAAGCCGGCAAGAAGGAAGATATTCTCACCATCACCAAGTCGCTTTCAAACTTCTATCGCATCAGTTTGAGCAAGGGTGATTACAAGATTCCTATACGCAATGAGATTGCACATGTGGAGAATTATCTCATCATCCAGAAGTTGCGGTACCGTGACATTCTCTCGTACAAGATTGAAGTTCCCCAAACCCTGTATCAGTATACAATCATCAAACTGGTCCTGCAGCCGATTGTAGAGAATGCCCTGTATCACGGTATTAAGAATAGACGCGATATGGGAACGCTACTTATCAAGGGGTATGAAGAGCCTGACGCCATTGTGCTTGAGGTGAGTGATGATGGCATGGGTATGGATGCAGAGCAGATTCAGAGTATTGAGCACATGCTGAACATACCCATTACATCTAACACACTCTCTGCAAGCTATGGACTGAGGAATATCCATCAGCGCTTGAAGCTGGAGTATGGAGAAGGGATGGGAGTGCACATAAAAAGCGAACGGTCGGTTGGGACTGTAGTCAGCATCCGCATTGCCAAGGAGCCGTATGATGTATAAAGCAGTACTCATCGAGGATGAAATAATAATTCGTGAGAATATCAGGGAGAACTTTCCTTGGGCGGAAAATGGTGTTTTGCTTGCAGGAGAAGCCTCCGATGGAGAGACGGCATTGCAGCTTATTGAGGATGTGAACCCTCAAATTGTCATTACCGATATCAAGATGCCGTTTCTGGACGGCTTGGACTTAAGCCGTATCATCCTTTCCCAGATGCCTTGGATCAAGGTAATCATCATGACCGGTCATGATGACTTTGAACTTGCCCAGCAAGCCTTGAAGATAGGAGTAAGCGATTATCTACTCAAACCGGTCGGCATGGAGGAGCTGAAGGCAAGCCTGCATTCGGTAATCCAGAGAATCGATGATGAGCGTGCGCATCTTGATAATATTGAGAAACTGCAAACCGAGATGGAGATCAACAAACAGTTTTTGCAGAAGGAGTTTCTCAGTAATCTGATCGCCGGGGTGCTGAGCGTCTCTGAAATCTTCGATACGGCAACATCGCTAAATATCGCAATCAAGGCAAAAGCCTACGGGGTTATTGTCCTGAACTTGGAAATGCAGCCAGCCTCCGTATCAGAGGAGTTCATTAAAGCCGGTTCCATCATCAATACATTGCAGACCGACGATGTATTGTTGATACGATCAAGTCTCAAGGAATATATCCTTTTGATGAAGGGTGCTAGTGAGAGAGCCTTGCAAAATGACAGATACCGCATCAGCCAGTCGATCAAACGGGAGCTCGAGCGACAAACAAAAGTACAGGTAAGTCTCTCCATCGGAGGAGTGAAGAGTCGACTCCAGGATATTCATGAGTCGTACGAGGAGGCGCAAAAAACGGCCAAGCTCTCCTATCTCTTTGGGAAAAACAAGGTGGTAGGATTTGAGGACACGACCATGCTCAACCCCTATCAAGGAGCGAAAATCCCCTTTGAGCGTTCGGAGATTTCTGACTTTTTAAGAATCGGCCTTAAGGATGAATTGGAAGACTTTATAGCTCGACATATCCTGCGTTTTGAGGCATTCCCGTCCAATCTCTTTTTCACCATGCTTGCCCGCTTTAATGTGTTCTACGAGACAACCTTGTTCTTGGAGGAGATCGGGTACTATCAGCAGAGTATGGAATCGAATCAGCAACTCAATCTCTTGATAACCGAGTGCACAGAGAGCTTGAGTTTGGACGAAGTAATTGAACAGACCAGGCAACTATTTGCCTTTGCCCTGCAACAACGGGAACAACAAAAGACTCAGACCTACGAATCGGTCATCAATAAGGTGAAAAACTTTATCAAGGCCAACTATCAACACAGGACACTGCAACTTTCGGATGTTGCCAATCATGTGAATATGAGTTGCAGTCACCTCAGTACAATCTTCAATCAAGAGACGGGTATGAGTTACACAGACTATGTTTGCGAGATTCGAATTGCCAAGGCTAAAGAGTTGCTCTCCCTTGGATCACTGCGCTCGGCGGAAGTGGCCTATGCAGTGGGATTCAGTGATCCTCACTACTTTTACACAATCTTTAAAAAGGTAACCGGTATGACTTCAAGCGCTTATCGGATGAGTGTAAAAGGTGCCGATATCGAAGTATAAAATTTTTAGGTGGGGAGCACGAGTTCAAAAAATTTTCTACACTCCAAAGTCTTTCTTATGAATGATTTTCAACTCCGTCCCGATTTAATTCTATTGTGGGCTGAAAAAAACGGCTCATATACTTTAGGCAGATATTACGAACAATCTTTCACATTCACCAAAAAAAAGGGGGAGAATTATGAAAAGACGTAGTGTAATCACCACCGTGGCTATCGCGCTCGTGCTTCTTGCCGTGTCATCCCTGTTGTTTGCAGCTGGATCGTCAGAAGGCAAAGCTGGAGCCGCAAAAACCAAGACGTACGCAATCGTGTATCCAATCGTACACCCGTTCTTCGAACCGGTGACCGATAGTGCTGAAGCGTATGCAGAGAAGATGGGGTACAAGGTCATTACCAGAGCCCCTGAGGGAGTAGGAGTCAATCAACAAATTGAGATCATGGAAAATCTGATCGCAATGAAGGTTGATGGTATTGCAATCGTTCCGACCGATCCTGATGCTTTGGCACCGTATATCGACAAAGCTATCGATGCAGGAATTCCGACCATTTGTTTTGAATCCGACAACCAGGAAAGTAAGCGATTGGCGTTCTTGGGAACGTACAATTACAATGCTGGTAGACACCTTGGCTCGGTCGTAGGGCGTGAACTCAATGGGAAGGGGACGATGATCATCTGTACCGGTCTGCCCACCCAGAGAAGCTTGAACGAGCGCATACAGGGTATCCAGGATGAGCTGAAGGAAAACTTTCCTGGCGTGAAAATTCTCGACATTCAGACCGGACAGGGTGACCCGAACTTGACTGTCAACGTCATTGAGACACAAATTCAGTCGTATCCCAATTTCGATGTTTTCACCAGCATCGATGCAACAGGCGGACCTGCTGCTGTGGCAATCTGGAAATCCCTTGGCTGGACGGCAGATGACCATATGATCATCACATTCGATAACATGGAAGAGAACATCCAGGGAATCCGTGATGGCCAGGTAACCTCTGTCGTATCCCAAAAGCAGTGGCTCTGGGGTGAGATGATCCTCAAGACCCTGGACGACATTGTTGCTGGAAAGAGCGTTCCAGACTCCACAGATACCGGAACGGTTGAAATCACCAAAGCTAATGTTGAAACCTACATGAGCAATTGATGTATTGGACTTCAGCGATATCCTCTGGGGTATCGCTGAATCTCTGTGTTTCCAAACAGCTTTCGGTGTTAGGGAAGCTGTCATGAAATAGGTGTCTTGACCATGAACAAAGTAATAACAGGCAAACAAATTAGGATTTGGGCTACCGACCTTAGAAAAAACAGGATGACCGGGCTCATCGTGCTGATGGTTCTTCTGATACTTATCCTTTCCTTATTGCGGCCGGACACCTTTTTTTCTTCGACTAATCTATTCAACATTCTCAAGCAGGCAAGTATTGTCTCCATTATCGCCTTCGGTCAAACCTTCATTATGGTCTCGGGGGGAATCGACCTCTCGGTCGGCTACTCCTTGGGCTTGTCCGGAGTAATCATGGCCGTTATGATTACCGCCGGTTTTTCTCCTATGCTGGCCATACTCGGCGGATTGGGAATCAGCTGTCTTATCGGTTTGGCCAATGGTGTCATCATTACCCAATTCAAGCTGCCTCCCTTCATCGTCACCCTGGGCTTGGCCAAAATTGCCAGAGGAATTATGTATGTATTAACCCGCGGTTATCCGATTCCTGTTCGCGACCCGTTTGTAATCGGGGTGGGAAACAAGTATCTTGGGCCGTTTCCCATTATGTCTCTCATTATGCTCGCGCTCTTTGTTGTCTCAGCCTTTGTATTGGGAAAGACGGTTTTCGGCTTGAGAACAAAGGCCATAGGCGGCAATGAAACCGCCGCCCGACTTTCAGGTATAAAAGTTACTCGTCATAAAATTATGCTCTATGTGCTTACTGGTTTGCTCTGTGGTATTGCCGGAATCATCATGGCTGGTCGTGTGAACTCAGGCAATCCAAACTCGGGTGTAAACTTCGACCTGGACTCAATCGCTGCCGTAATTGTCGGAGGAACCGCCATGAGTGGCGGCGAGGGTACGGTAATCGGAACCTTGCTGGGCGCTTTGATCCTTCAGATAATCAGCAACGGATTGGTACTGATGAATGTAAGTATCTACTGGCAGACAATCGTAGCTGGTGTGCTGATCATTTCCGTATGCGCCTTGGATAGTTTCTCCCATTCGAGAAATCAGGCATAAGGGAGGATTTTCTATGCAGTCCAACTATATACTGGAGATGCAAGGGATAACCAAACGTTTCCCAGGCGTGGTTGCCCTCGAAAATGTCTCATTCAATTTGATGAAGGGAGAAATTCACGCCCTCATCGGTGAGAATGGGGCTGGGAAGAGCACACTGATGAAAATTCTCGGTGGTGTCTATATACCCGATGAAGGTTCCATCTTTCTTGAGAACGAGCCGGTTCAGTTCCATACTCCACGCGAATCTTTGGCCCACAGTATCAGTGTCATTTACCAGGAATTCAATCTGGTTCCGACCCTCAGCGTTGCTGAGAATATTTTCCTTGGCAAGGAGTTGATAGCCAAGAATCGATTGGCAGCTGATCGAAAGACAATGGAAGCGGAGGCGGCCAAGGTGATGGCAAAGTTGGGTCTTTCGAATTTTGATTGCTCTGTATGGGTCAAGCATCTAAGTGTTGCACAACAACAATTGGTGGAAATCGCAAAGGCTATTTACAATAATGCCAAGATTCTTGTCATGGACGAGCCTACTGCAGTGCTCAGCCCCAACGAAACAGGCCTTCTTTTCAAGCTTATGCGTGACTTGCGTTCCCATGGGCTTTCCATCATCTATATATCCCATCGACTATCGGAAATTCTTGATCTCTCCGACAGAGTCACCGTGCTGCGTGACGGCAAGTTTGTCGTTGAGCTGGAAAATAATCGAGATCAGGTCCACGAGACGGACTTGGTGAAATACATGGTTGGAAGGGATTTGAAGGATACGTTTCCGATGCGGGAAAACCTCGAATTCGGCGACACCATTCTCGAGGTCAAAAACCTGACCAAGAAGGGGATGTTTTCCGATATCTCATTCTCACTTCGCAAAGGTGAAATCCTTGGATTTTCCGGTTTGATTGGTGCAGGAAGAACCGAGGTGATGAAGGCTCTATTCGGGTACTATCCCGTCGATTCGGGGGAAATCTTTGTCGAGGGAAAGGAAGTTCATATCAGATCGGTCAGCGATGCCATCAAGCATCGCATCGCCCTCATTCCAGAGGACCGTAAGCGGGAGGGCTTGGTGTTGGTGCTTTCCATGGCACAGAACATGGTTTTGACGAGCATCGATTTGGTTCAACGCTATGGGATTCTGATTAAGAAACAGTTCAACAAGGTAGTGAATTCCTATATCGAGGAGCTTTCAATTCGACCTGCACTTCCGAATCGTAAGATTAAGGATTTCAGCGGCGGCAACCAGCAGAAAGTCGTGGTTGCCAAGTGGTTATCCAATAATCCACATATTGTAATTCTTGACGAACCTACCAGGGGAATCGATGTCGGGGCCAAGGTCGAGATTTATAAATTGATCAATGCGTTGGCCCAGTCGGGTCTGGGAGTAATCTTCATCTCATCTGAACAGTTGGAGGTGATCGGCATGTGTGACCGGGTGCTGGTCATGCACAACGGAAGGATGAGCGGAGAGTTTGAGAGGAGTCAGGTGACTGAAGAAGGTCTTATGGCCGCAGCTGCCGGGCTTCGTGCACTGAATAAATAAGGGGGATTCTATGAAGCATTATGATTTGTTCATTGACAACAAGTGGGTGAAGAGCTCCATCGGTGAAACGTTTACATCAACGTGTCCAGCTACCGGGGAGGTGCTTGCATCGTTTGAGGAAGCCGGTCTCGACGATGTTGACAAGGCCTGTCAGGTTGCCAGAAGAACGTTCAATAGTGGTGTCTGGTCGAGAATGGAAAACAATGAGCGCGCCAAAATCATGCTCAAGGCTGCCGATATCATGCAGCGTCGTTGGGATGAGTTGTGCAGAATGGAAGCTCAGGATACCGGTAAGCCGATTCATGAAGTCGAAACAGGAGATATGCCCTATTCAATCTATGCATTTCGGTATTTTGCAAATATTGCACGTGAGATAAACGGCGAACTCATCCCGGTTGCCAACGAACCCTACATGCATGACTACATGACATATGAGCCGTATGGAGTGGTTGCCATTATCAGTCCTTATAACTTCCCGTTGCACCTGCTGACCCGCAGTCTTGCCCCGGCTTTGGCTGCAGGAAATACGACGGTATGCAAAGCTTCTTCCATGACTCCTTGGACAACCGCAGTGTTGGGTGAAATCATTGAAGAGGCAGGGTTTCCAGCCGGTGTGGTAAACATCATCTCCGGAAAAGGAAGTACTGTAGGTGAAGCATTGGCCTCTCATCGTGAGGTTGATGTTGTAGCACTTACCGGGTCCGAACAGGTAGGTCGGAGACTGTTGGAACTGTCCGCCAGGTCGGAGATTATTAAAAAGAATGTGCTTGAACTGGGAGGAAAGGGACCTGTCATTGTGGAACCCGATTGCCGCTATGAGGACACCGTGGTTGGAGTGGCCGACGGACTGTTGCTGAACGGTGGGCAGGTATGCTGTGCGCAGACCCGTCTGTTGCTCCATGAGTCGCTCTATGACCGCTTTATTGCAGATCTCTGCAAGGAACTTCAAAAACGCAAACCCGGTGACATCCTCGATCCAGAAACCCGATTGGGCTCTATGATCAACAGGGCCCAAATGGAAAAGGTCCACAAAACCGTCATGGATGCCGTCGCCGATGGTGCTACCTTGGTCTGTGGAGGCGAGCCGTTCAGTGGACCTCTCTTTGACAAGGGGTCTTTCTACAAACCGACCTTGCTGTGTGATGTACGAGAAGACATGAAATGCTACCGTGAGGAAATTTTCGGACCTGTGCTTGTGGTGATGAAGTACACATCC
Proteins encoded:
- a CDS encoding DeoR/GlpR family DNA-binding transcription regulator, whose translation is MKSLNTRQSTILRFIEERGSINIHTLFSQIPASEATIRRDLTLLEQKQCIMRRRGEAFVLKKSLESAFQQRENINRSAKQIIAHIAAKLIQDNDTVILDAGTTTLEIARLLTQKNNLTIVTNSLPIANILAPTKVSLLFAGGHLFSQNMSTQGPDAEAFFKKIEVNKAFVGASGVRQSVGLETLNPYEAEIKRLMVRSAKQAYGVVDASKFTMAGVNVFCEFSELDFLITDKPITDTATCNVLKHNKVTVLTPESEQAQSL
- a CDS encoding AraC family transcriptional regulator; the encoded protein is MEHCFSDVQVLWASRFDYQNDWSLRVHAHDHYYQIIHFLEGSAQVQVGKRVVKAQGNLLMFLPPGEMHGILQVYSEKLCTLDIKFTITNPTLANACNVIPVLSLPSGDTLSHIMQSILQQGVLKPPLYQSMCSVQMGMLLIELIRNFQTHSNDPIIKQNVDIPIERVHHPLVRDVLRYLDSRSLDVLCSEDLEAVFSVSYRYLSQLFKQALGCTPIAYAQKSRIETAKTLLISTNATIKQISEKLGYADIHQFTKSFCKLVGLPPARWREQELNFICKDVNIDPDFSNQYFLETGSSFPK
- a CDS encoding zinc-dependent alcohol dehydrogenase; the protein is MPTTMTYADLALLSEREAKGDYQKVAILEEPYKLSLAKAAIPEPSDTEIRVKVIYVGICGSDLEAFKGTRNPEFITLPARLGHEVAGIIDKVGSNVLGLKVGMKVACRYVWGAYAQYIVCKPFNVQVMPDSFPLKSISLIEILPGVIHAAELSAIDSGKRVLIIGQGVSGLMLTQVVSLYSPSALVVTDHKKRNLELAKSYGATQTIQIPVDKIDNAPYVLQAHPEGYDVVIPCLLEGDCVVDAISCCRIGGKVVMYGGIGKTSQPVDYFAMHRKRAEILSTEPKRDIDMYRYFKEGISLVTDGLIRTHDYIDRIYPLEAIQEAFEVRAENSNDVIHVLIQVAEEI
- a CDS encoding Gfo/Idh/MocA family protein, which encodes MKNGVYNIGFLGYGGVARNQMRPAVEACKRLNLYAIASASQQKIEDFSGVLYQDYQSLLDDPQVDIIYIALPNTLHAGYVLACLQKGKHVICEKPLAMREEEVDAIMQVSLKTGCKVMEGFMYRYMDRMQILQKLLEEKVIGELTLIQSSFFSLRERLKGIRANPSLGGGSLWDLGCYPISLISFLTGGENPLTVQVMAKREQGVDGYMAGQLGYGSALLASFSCGWISEVRTIETRLIGTKGVIEIQRLFNWEQGSIRILTKDDDKQMLLDAEDPFLKELDAFIGHIETNSALGMPLEESKRIISLMQRLETSITWI
- a CDS encoding sensor histidine kinase yields the protein MQEIVLLATLADGVLMKGGASKIPVISKFIGSKYSIRAKLIIMYLLVATLPIIIISIISYTLSFRAMRRSAVDTFFTVADQLNNNIELLLLDSKNFLKIAESEQVQNYLYRSTDEETKYKNAMEVVTLFKSYRNLFDFTNYIANVVILNRNGSHISEHRGVYDLPVGIDELEIVQEIRKYGDRISIIPAEKHPYMIPESTQGYLSICQVIRKNITHEELGYIIVNVRIDTLHNLVDTISISPPGDFFIVEGLDNFIYPRTFAYEEGLLPSNRIEQIRTEQSGYFTESYKGVDSFFVFNTLGLTGWKIIGRSDSRNLLAGAITIRNTTFLLLLVTMTISVLMYVYISSRLTHPIRNLKQSMTLVEQGDLDLQITTVSKDEIGDLTHSFHSMVGKIKELLDITREEQMLSKKMEFRALQAQINPHFLYNSLESILWMAEAGKKEDILTITKSLSNFYRISLSKGDYKIPIRNEIAHVENYLIIQKLRYRDILSYKIEVPQTLYQYTIIKLVLQPIVENALYHGIKNRRDMGTLLIKGYEEPDAIVLEVSDDGMGMDAEQIQSIEHMLNIPITSNTLSASYGLRNIHQRLKLEYGEGMGVHIKSERSVGTVVSIRIAKEPYDV
- a CDS encoding response regulator, which translates into the protein MYKAVLIEDEIIIRENIRENFPWAENGVLLAGEASDGETALQLIEDVNPQIVITDIKMPFLDGLDLSRIILSQMPWIKVIIMTGHDDFELAQQALKIGVSDYLLKPVGMEELKASLHSVIQRIDDERAHLDNIEKLQTEMEINKQFLQKEFLSNLIAGVLSVSEIFDTATSLNIAIKAKAYGVIVLNLEMQPASVSEEFIKAGSIINTLQTDDVLLIRSSLKEYILLMKGASERALQNDRYRISQSIKRELERQTKVQVSLSIGGVKSRLQDIHESYEEAQKTAKLSYLFGKNKVVGFEDTTMLNPYQGAKIPFERSEISDFLRIGLKDELEDFIARHILRFEAFPSNLFFTMLARFNVFYETTLFLEEIGYYQQSMESNQQLNLLITECTESLSLDEVIEQTRQLFAFALQQREQQKTQTYESVINKVKNFIKANYQHRTLQLSDVANHVNMSCSHLSTIFNQETGMSYTDYVCEIRIAKAKELLSLGSLRSAEVAYAVGFSDPHYFYTIFKKVTGMTSSAYRMSVKGADIEV
- a CDS encoding sugar ABC transporter substrate-binding protein — encoded protein: MKRRSVITTVAIALVLLAVSSLLFAAGSSEGKAGAAKTKTYAIVYPIVHPFFEPVTDSAEAYAEKMGYKVITRAPEGVGVNQQIEIMENLIAMKVDGIAIVPTDPDALAPYIDKAIDAGIPTICFESDNQESKRLAFLGTYNYNAGRHLGSVVGRELNGKGTMIICTGLPTQRSLNERIQGIQDELKENFPGVKILDIQTGQGDPNLTVNVIETQIQSYPNFDVFTSIDATGGPAAVAIWKSLGWTADDHMIITFDNMEENIQGIRDGQVTSVVSQKQWLWGEMILKTLDDIVAGKSVPDSTDTGTVEITKANVETYMSN
- a CDS encoding ABC transporter permease → MNKVITGKQIRIWATDLRKNRMTGLIVLMVLLILILSLLRPDTFFSSTNLFNILKQASIVSIIAFGQTFIMVSGGIDLSVGYSLGLSGVIMAVMITAGFSPMLAILGGLGISCLIGLANGVIITQFKLPPFIVTLGLAKIARGIMYVLTRGYPIPVRDPFVIGVGNKYLGPFPIMSLIMLALFVVSAFVLGKTVFGLRTKAIGGNETAARLSGIKVTRHKIMLYVLTGLLCGIAGIIMAGRVNSGNPNSGVNFDLDSIAAVIVGGTAMSGGEGTVIGTLLGALILQIISNGLVLMNVSIYWQTIVAGVLIISVCALDSFSHSRNQA